Part of the Natronobacterium gregoryi SP2 genome, GAGAAGTTCCGCCGGATGCCCCTGACCGGCGACTGTCGGGAGTGTGGCGGCCAGGTCAACCTCACCGTCCACCAGGGCTCAGTCAACAAGTACATGCAGACCGCGATCCAGGTCGCCGAGGAGTACGACTGCCGACCCTACACGAAACAGCGACTAGAGGTGCTCGAGAAGTCACTCGAAAGTATCTTCGAAAATGATAAGAACAAACAGTCGGGCATCGAGGACTTCATGTAATGGCTGGCGGCCGTAGGACAGTCGACTCGAGTCAGGCTTCGAAGTCGACGTTCCGCGCGTCCAGAACGGACAGAACGATCAGCAGCTACGCGTCCAGAACCGTCGTCCTGTAATTTCGTTCTGTCGTGGCCGTTCCGGAATCGTCGACGCCTCGTCCCCCGACGATCCGTCTCGATGGCCCGACGGACCACTTGATACGGATTGCTGTAACTAGTTGCCGCTGATCGACAGAACGAGGAGCGATCGGCGGCAAGTGACTACTAAACCGTATGAGACGGTTTGCTGTCGGTCAGTGCCGGCGGGCCCGCGAGCCCGCCTGCGGTCGCGTCGGGACATCGGTACAACATTCAGTCTGATACGGTTTACTGTAAGTCATTTCCGGCACAACCGCGACCCGGGCGGCGGTTGCGCCGGTAAATCGTTACAGTAATCCGTATGAGTCGTCCGGCACCGCACCCGGAGCGATCGATCGGTGCTGTCGCGGTGTCCGAGACGGTCGCGGTTCGGTCCTCCGTCGTTTCTCACTCGAGCGATAGTTTTCGACTCTGAGCAGCCTCGTTCCTGGTCTGTCGCTTTTCACCTCACGTGGCGACCACCCACATTTAGTATATCGGTTATTGGTTTACCCGCTGTGCGAGACGGCACACCGACGACCCGAGATTCGAAACGCCTCTTCCGACAGGAGGCCGAGACGCGAGACTGCTCGTCGAGTCGGCGGAGAAGACGGCCAATCCCAAGACCCACCCCGGTCGCCGGCGAAGAAAACCGTTTTGAGGGTCGTCCACGGGACCGACACCATGGAAATCGTCGTCTTCGGTGCCGGTAGTCTCGGCAGCCTCGTCGGCGGAATACTCGCCGGCGACCACGACGTGACGCTGGTCGCTCGCCGGGAACACGCCCAGACAGTCCACGAGTCGGGTCTTCGCATCGACGGCGAACTCGAGACCCAGGTAACCCCGGCAGCCACGACCGATGGCCGCGATCTCGAGGGGGATCTCGCCGTCGTCACGGTCAAGTCGTTCGACACGCCGTCGATCGCAGAGACGATCGCGACGGGGTCGTTCGAGGTCGTCCTCTCCCTGCAAAACGGGATGGGTAACGAGGAGAGCCTCGCATCCGCCCTCGAGTCGCCGGTACTCGCCGGAACTGCCACCTACGGCGCGATCCTCCGGGAGCCCGGACTCGTCGAGTGTACTGGAATCGGCGACGTCGTCGTCGGCGACCGACGGGGTGGGACTTCGAACGTCGCCGAGACTGTCGGCGAGGCGTTTTCCAGTGGCGGTCTCGAGACGACCGTCGCGGCGGACATGCCTTACCGGCTTTGGGAGAAACTCGCGGTCAACGCCGGCATCAACGCCGTGACGGCACTGACCGAAACGGAGAACCGCGCCGTCCTCGAGTCGCCCACAGACCATATCGCCCGTGCAGCCACGAAAGAGACGGCTCGAGTCGCTCGCGCCGACGGCGTAGACCTCTCGAACCGCGAGGCGCTGGTGGCGATGGAGTCGGTCGCCGAAGCCACGGCGACGAACACGTCTTCGATGGCCCAGGACCTGCAGGCGGGTCGTCGAACCGAGATCGACGCGATCAACGGCTACGTGGTCGACCGAGGTGACGAGTTGGGACTCGAGACGCCGACGAACCGGCTGCTCGCGGCACTCGTCCGGACGTGGGAGCGGGGTCAGGAACTACGAAACGCGTCGCTGTCGGCGTCGCGGTAGAACGGGAAACGACGATCAACTCGAAGCGTGACTTAGAATGGGGCTTCCGGTCCTTCGTCGGGCTCGCCGTCATCGACGGTTTCGCCGGGGAACGATGGGCTCGTGCCACCGCCTGCATCGCCACCACCATCCATACCAGTATGGGCGTTGACCTGCTCGATCTCGGGAATCTCCTTGACCATCCGGCTCTTGATCGCCTGGATCGTCATCGGCGAGATACCACAGCCGCTGCAGGCTCCGCCGAGTGCGATCGTGACTTCGCCGCTATCCCGGTCGAGGTCCTGGATCGCTGCGCTGCCGCCGTGCATCTGGATCTGTGGGAAGTTGCGTCGCAGGAAGTTCGAAACACGCTCTTCGAGGTCGTCTCCGTCGCTCTGAGTCTCGGTGCTCATAGAGGCCTCTTGGGTACCAGCCCCCCTAAACCTTCCGTCGCTCACGGTGGCCGACACTGGCGGAATCGACCGACGCCGGTTCCTTCAGGCGAAACCGAAGACACGCTCGAGTTCGGTCTCGATTTCGTCGACGTGCGCCTCGAGTACGTCTTCGAATCGCTCTTTGTCGACGAGGACGCCCGAGACGCGGTCGTAAGGGTCTTCGGGCAACTCCACGTGGAACTCTCCGTCACCTTCGTAGAACGGTTCGCTCTCGTTCAAGACCTGCTGGTCGATCGCGTGGACCAGTTCGGAGTCGTACTGGTCGTTCATGCGGTTGAATGCGTTCTTGTACGCCTGCTGGAGTTCGGTAAAGTAGTTGGCGTACTTGTCTTCGAACTTCTCTGGATCGAAATCGACCATACCCGTATACGAACGCCGGCGAAGACAAAAGTCGGACGGTCGGTGTCGGCGTTTCCCTCGCCACGTCGCCGAGTACCGTTGCCGTCTTCCCCACACGACAGACAACCGGGACGGGCAGCGAGATTGCATCTGCAAGCCGAACTGTCACTCCCACAGGTATCGACGCGACCCACATGAACTCGAACTCGCGCGCGCTCCCGCCGGACGCCCTCCCCCCTGGATGGAGCGAATCGACTGTCTCGGACGACGAACTCGCGTATCGCCACTGCCAGTTGCCACTCGAGTTCGTGGCAGCCCGGACGACTGCAGATAACTGCCACCCTGGGCTAGGACTGGGTTGTTGCTGGGAATTGCAGTACGGCTATCCCGTCGGCAACCAGTCGGTATCCGACGTGATCGGGCGAGTTTCGACGCGACGCGCGGCGGTCGACGGACTACTCGAGTGCATGCACGGCGTCCACGAAACTATCGAGTCGGTAGATAGTCCGGTCACGGTCGGAGAGGTACTCGAGTGCGTCTCCCTTTCCAGTCTCGTTCCGGCCGGTTCACTCGGGCCAGACGAGAGATGACGGCGCGCGAATCGCGGCCGACGGCGGTCCACACCGTCCGTTGTGGCGGCAGGTCGGGATCGGTCGTCGTCGTTCTCGACCAGTAGGTCGCAAGCGACTCGATGTCGTTCAACGCTCTGTGACTCGCTAGTGGCGGGTCAAGCCTGAACTGATGGGTCGAATCTGGCGGTGTGGCTCGATTCGACCCGTCAGTCGACGGTTTGGACGGTACTAGTACTGTCCCAAGTGTGGACCGACTAGTTGAGAGTTGGCCCAAACCGATCACGATTCTCGATCAGAAGTGGGTGGACTAGTCAGAGTAGACGTGGGACGATACTAGTCCCACCTCAACCGTCGACGACTGCGTCGAGCCGAGCCACGCGACCGGGTTCGACCCAGCAGTGCGGCGTGATTCACTGCTGGTATCATCAATCGGGATAAAAGACCTAATACCGAAGCCTGACTCTCTAAAACCGTGCGTCTAGCCGCAAGAAGGCGAGGGGTGAATGATTTGATAATGACTGATGGACCCACGGACTCCCACACAAATATACTATACTGCCCACGTGACTCTCTCGACAGTTGACTCGGCGGCGAAAGCAGTCGTCGGGGAGTGCAGGTAGAGACAAACCGAACGCAGATTCTGTGGGCACGAAACTGGAGTCGCATAGCGACGGTCCCCTCGCCGACGGCGACCTTCCCCGAGGTTATCGCTGGGAACGGACACTGACCGCCAGACGCGCCCGTCGAGTGCATTCTGGTGGCAGAGACCGGGCCTGGCGGGGACGGACTCAATGTCTTCTCTGGGGTGGGAAACGACGTTGCCCGTCGCCGAACAGTTGAATCGCGTCCCCCACCCTGAGTACGAACGAAAACGGGGCGTCCGCTCGAGAATCAGGGCGTCGAGTCCGACCGCATCCGTCGGGGTGACGTCTCGCTCTCTCGCGGTCTCCGACCGACGACTGTCGTTCCACGACGGCGTCGAGACGACGGTCGCCGACTCGAGTTGGGTTGGCTCTCGAGAGTAGGTCGTCGCAGTCGACGGCGACGTCGTCGTCATGCGGGACGGTCGTCCTGGCGAACGAAGCGGACGGTTTGGCTCCAGCTTCGACCAGGACGGCTGTTTCGTGTTTGCAAACGCGACGGTCCGATGTGTCCGTATCGCTGGTCCAACTGATCTATCGAGAGACGGCCCACACTCCTGCGTTCGAGACGACGTACTGGTTGGACTTTCACTCCGACTTCCGTTCCCGGACCGGTTCGTCTCGAGATCACTGACCGTGAGCGAACGTCCACTGTCACGCTTCGTCCGGCTAGAGTCGTGGCGTGAAGGTGGCCTCTCGGGCCGTCACTCTCCTCTCGACACCTGCGTGTCCACCTCCCGGTGTACGTACACGATCGGGTAGCGGAACGAGAACGACCTAATAAACCAATTATTGCTATATCAAACTGGCTGACGTTGGCGGGGCGTTCGACTTCGACAGACGTACCGTGGTCGGTTCCCGCGTCTCTCCTTCGAACGCCGGTGTCAGTCATGTCTGGCGCAACTGCGACCCAAAGCGGGCACACCGAGAGATCGAGACAACACTCCGTGGGAACACCGAGCCAGAAATACGCCCGGCTCTCACCGACGAGAGGGCGATACACCTCGCTTCGATGGCATCGTCGAGACGATTCACGAACCACGTACCGGACAGCACAGCTATTCGGCGTCGACAGTGGCGTCATCGAAGAAGCCACCACGTCCGTCGGCGTTCGTCGCTCGAGCGGTCAGGTGAGTTGTTCGCCGGCGATTTCGTCGGCGTGCTCGAGGAACTCGGACTCGCGGCCTTTCGGGACGGTCGCGCCGGCAGCGACGTCGTGACCGCCGCCGTCACCGCCGACGGCTCGCGAGGCCTCACCCATCACGACCGAAAGATCGAGTCCGTTTCGAACGAGGGCGTGCGTTCCGCGAGCCGAGACCTTGAGTTCGACGTCTTCGCCGCCGTCCTCACTCTCGTCCGACTTCTCCGCGAACGCGACGATCGGTTTCGACCGGCTGACGCCGTCGTTGCCCATCGCCATCCCCGCGACGATGCCGACGATCGTCTCACGGATGCGATCGCCCGCGTGGAACCACTGGATGTGCTCCTCGTGGGTGACGCCCTCTCGAGTGACGAGATCGATCCCCGCCGAGAGGTTCCGGCGGTGGTTCCGCAGAAGCGTCCGGGCACGCTCGAGTGCACCCTCGCGGTTGCCGAGACAGACGCCGAGTCCGACGTCGGCGCGTTCGTAGCGGGCGGTCGCGTTCAACAGCGTCGAGAACTCGCTTGCATCCCGGAGTTCCGTCCCGACCGGCTCCTCGCTCAGGACGTACGCCGTACCGACGAGATTGTCGATCTTCTTCGCAGGAACGCCCCGCGAGACGGCTCGCTTGACGAGTGCGCTGGCGACGGTCCGTTTCTCCTCGTTGGTCAGCCCGGACCACCGTCGCCACTCGCCGTCCCGTTTCAACTCGAGATCGAGGTCCTCGAGGAACTGCAAGGCACCGGCCTGGTCGTTCGAGATGCCGGGGATGTGGACGTCGGTGGCGTACTCGAGCAGTTTCGGCAGCGGCCGGGTCTGTTTCCCGTAGAGCGTGAGGTCTTTCCCGGTCTCGAGAACGCCGGCCTCGACGCCTTCCTCGACGATCTCTTCGTTTGCACCCTCGAGTTTCCCGCCGGAGGCCTGCATGTCGCCGACAGCGCCGACGACGGCCAGCGCGGCGAGGTCGCGGTTGTCGGCGCGGGCGGTCGCGCTCGCGGTGCCGCCGTCGGTCGCGACCTCGGGTTCCGAGATGTCGGCGAGTGCTCGTGCGAGGACGTAGCTCGCGCCGGCCCCCGAGAGTTCCGAAGCGCCGTCGATCCCGAACAGGAGTGGGTTGAGATGGTACTCCGTCTCCCGATCCGCGGGCTGGTGGTGGTCCGCGACGACGGGCGTGAAATCACCCGCATCCTCGTGTTCTCCGATGATATCGAGCTGGCCGCTCCCGAAGTCGGTAAAGCAGACGGTGTCGTAGTCGGTCGTCGCAATCGCGGCGATTGCCTCTTCGTCGAGTTGTTTCTCGAAGACCGTCTCGAACGGAATCCCCGCACGCTCGAGTGCCTGGGCGGCGATCGCGGCGCTCGTCAGTCCGTCCGCGTCGATGTGGGAGGCGAGCAACACGCGATCGGCCTCGCACAGTCGGCGCGCACAGCGAGTCGCCCGGCCTTCGAGTTCGGGAATCGGCCCTGCCATCGCTCGAGTGTGGGGCGGCTTCCGGGATAAACGTGCGGACCTCGTCCGGCGAGTGCGAGAAGACGGATCATCCAGCCAAGCTGTCGGCTACGGCTTTATTTCGGCGGTCGTCCTACGGCCGCCCATGAGGGTGGTACGATCACTCACACTCGAGGCAGCGACCACCGAGGCGACGGTCGGTGATCCGGTCACAGTGCGCGTGACGGACGACTTCGGGCGGCCGATTGAGGGGGCGGTCGTGACGAGCGAGTCGATCACCGCTTGGACGGACGAGCGCGGTCGCTGTCAGATCACGTTTCACACGCCGGGGTTTCGAACGCTAAAAGCAGCGCGCTCGCCCGGTGAACGCGTCGCGTACAGGTCCGCTCGGGCGACGCTGCGGGTCGTTCCCGAGGGACGGGTGCCGCTGGCTCGTCGCATCGGTTGACGGCTGGCTCAGTGCTCGTCGTCCGTCTCCTCGAGTGTCTCGTGAGCCAGCGCTTCGAACGTCGCCTCGCTCGCGACGAGGTCGGCTTCGATCCCTTGCTCGCGTGCCGTCTCCGCCGTCGGTTCGCCGATGACGCCGACCGTCGCGTCCTCGAGTCCGGCAAGCACGTCTTCGCGGACGCCGCAAGCGTCGGCTGCCTCGAGGAAGTGTTCGACCGTCAGCGAGGAAGTGAAACAGAGCCCGTCGAGGTCGCCGTCGGCGGCTAGTTCGGCCGATCGGCCGCTCTCCTCTGGTCGAACGAGCCGGTAAAGGACGGTCTCGTGGACGTACGCGCCGGCATCCTCGAGTCCCTCGAGGAGGACGTCGCTGCCGTGATCGCTGCGGGCGACCTCGACGCGTGCGCCGGCGACCTCGTCTTCCAGTGTGGCGACGAGCCCGCTTGAGGTGTACTCCTCGGGGACGACGTCGACCTCGTAGCCGGCCTCGCGGAGCACGTCGGCGGTCGCGGGGCCGATCGCACAGACGGTCGCGTCGCCGGGCTCCCAGCGGGCGTCGGCGACGAGCTCGACGCCCGTCTTGCTCGTCAGGACGACGTAGTCGGCGTCGGTCCGTGGCTCCGCTGCCGTGGGGTCGACCGCCAGCATCGGATCGGGGACGGGTTCGGCACCGAGCGACTCGAGGAGGTCGGTCGCGTCTTCGATCCGTTCGTCGCCGGGGCGGAAGACGGCGATCGTGGGTCGATCGGTCGCACTCACGGTTACTCCCCCTCCGACGGCTCGGCAGTACTCTCGTCGTCTCTCTCCGTTTCC contains:
- a CDS encoding ketopantoate reductase family protein, which encodes MEIVVFGAGSLGSLVGGILAGDHDVTLVARREHAQTVHESGLRIDGELETQVTPAATTDGRDLEGDLAVVTVKSFDTPSIAETIATGSFEVVLSLQNGMGNEESLASALESPVLAGTATYGAILREPGLVECTGIGDVVVGDRRGGTSNVAETVGEAFSSGGLETTVAADMPYRLWEKLAVNAGINAVTALTETENRAVLESPTDHIARAATKETARVARADGVDLSNREALVAMESVAEATATNTSSMAQDLQAGRRTEIDAINGYVVDRGDELGLETPTNRLLAALVRTWERGQELRNASLSASR
- a CDS encoding NifU family protein, which translates into the protein MSTETQSDGDDLEERVSNFLRRNFPQIQMHGGSAAIQDLDRDSGEVTIALGGACSGCGISPMTIQAIKSRMVKEIPEIEQVNAHTGMDGGGDAGGGTSPSFPGETVDDGEPDEGPEAPF
- a CDS encoding DUF5783 family protein, whose protein sequence is MVDFDPEKFEDKYANYFTELQQAYKNAFNRMNDQYDSELVHAIDQQVLNESEPFYEGDGEFHVELPEDPYDRVSGVLVDKERFEDVLEAHVDEIETELERVFGFA
- a CDS encoding DHH family phosphoesterase: MAGPIPELEGRATRCARRLCEADRVLLASHIDADGLTSAAIAAQALERAGIPFETVFEKQLDEEAIAAIATTDYDTVCFTDFGSGQLDIIGEHEDAGDFTPVVADHHQPADRETEYHLNPLLFGIDGASELSGAGASYVLARALADISEPEVATDGGTASATARADNRDLAALAVVGAVGDMQASGGKLEGANEEIVEEGVEAGVLETGKDLTLYGKQTRPLPKLLEYATDVHIPGISNDQAGALQFLEDLDLELKRDGEWRRWSGLTNEEKRTVASALVKRAVSRGVPAKKIDNLVGTAYVLSEEPVGTELRDASEFSTLLNATARYERADVGLGVCLGNREGALERARTLLRNHRRNLSAGIDLVTREGVTHEEHIQWFHAGDRIRETIVGIVAGMAMGNDGVSRSKPIVAFAEKSDESEDGGEDVELKVSARGTHALVRNGLDLSVVMGEASRAVGGDGGGHDVAAGATVPKGRESEFLEHADEIAGEQLT
- a CDS encoding Ig-like domain-containing protein, producing MRVVRSLTLEAATTEATVGDPVTVRVTDDFGRPIEGAVVTSESITAWTDERGRCQITFHTPGFRTLKAARSPGERVAYRSARATLRVVPEGRVPLARRIG
- a CDS encoding uroporphyrinogen-III synthase; this translates as MSATDRPTIAVFRPGDERIEDATDLLESLGAEPVPDPMLAVDPTAAEPRTDADYVVLTSKTGVELVADARWEPGDATVCAIGPATADVLREAGYEVDVVPEEYTSSGLVATLEDEVAGARVEVARSDHGSDVLLEGLEDAGAYVHETVLYRLVRPEESGRSAELAADGDLDGLCFTSSLTVEHFLEAADACGVREDVLAGLEDATVGVIGEPTAETAREQGIEADLVASEATFEALAHETLEETDDEH